Proteins found in one Micropterus dolomieu isolate WLL.071019.BEF.003 ecotype Adirondacks linkage group LG12, ASM2129224v1, whole genome shotgun sequence genomic segment:
- the cd68 gene encoding macrosialin, whose amino-acid sequence MKRTAVFVFVAFCAVSALSSMVDENKSKPSATVSPASEFGATSAFTEPAPNITTATTATTTNTTTTTTTTTTNTTTTKPTTTTTTNTTTTKPTTTTTNTTTTKPTTTTTTNTTTTKPTTTTTTNTTTTNPTTTTTTTTNTTTHATTTTTPATTTTKPTPTQPTNLTVGNYSLKKDNMICLMAQMALQIRLATPQLNGTFIVQPHLTKTQGGCQETTVNFTIAFKEGFITFMFNKSTADNTVYVDALSFKLSYPFSKGGNGVYSANNQSVNLFAATIGHSYSCKAESLYMGNGLYLDVNQDRMQAFNLKNNIDFGTPDPCAADRPDYRVAIAVGVTLLVLIVIVVIAYLLGRKRRTDGYQSL is encoded by the exons CTCTGTCATCGATGGtagatgaaaataaatccaaaccTTCTGCAACCGTGTCCCCTGCGAGTGAGTTTGGTGCCACATCTGCTTTTACCGAGCCTGCCCCCAACATCACCACCGCCACGActgccaccaccaccaacaccaccaccaccaccaccaccaccaccaccaacaccaccaccaccaagcctaccaccaccaccaccaccaacaccaccaccaccaagcctaccaccaccaccaccaacaccaccaccaccaagcctaccaccaccaccaccaccaacaccaccaccaccaagcctaccaccaccaccaccaccaacaccaccaccaccaaccccaccaccaccaccaccaccaccaccaacaccaccacgcatgcaaccaccaccaccacacctgcaaccaccaccaccaagccCACACCTACTCAGCCCACTAACTTGACTGTAGGAAACTATAGCTTGAAGAAAGACAATATGATTTGCCTGATGGCTCAGATGGCACTACAGATCCGACTGGCAACACCACAG CTCAATGGAACCTTCATTGTTCAGCCACATTTGACCAAAACACAGGGAGGTTGTCAGGAAACCACTGTCAACTTTACCATTGCCTTCAAAGAGGGCTTCATCACCTTCATGTTTAACAAG agCACTGCAGATAATACTGTCTACGTTGATGCTCTGTCTTTCAAACTCTCCTACCCCTTTAGCAAAGGAG GGAATGGTGTGTACTCTGCCAACAACCAGTCAGTGAATCTCTTTGCGGCAACGATTGGACACTCCTACTCCTGCAAGGCTGAATCACTCTACATGGGGAACGGACTGTACCTGGATGTCAATCAGGACAGGATGCAGGCCTTTAATCTGAAAAATAACATCGACTTTGGCACTC ctGACCCATGTGCTGCTGACCGGCCTGATTACCGTGTTGCTATTGCGGTGGGAGTGACATTGCTGGTGCTCATTGTCATCGTTGTGATAGCCTACCTGTTGGGCCGCAAGAGGAGGACCGATGGCTACCAGTCTCTGTGA